The genomic region TCCGAAAGGAATTCCACCAACACGGGTATTACATTTGCTGCCACATCTGGGAATTTAATGGAGCACGAGTGCAGTGTGCGTACAAGCAATTGACGGTACTTGCCAGTGTCTTCGTGTTCAACATTGTGGGTTTTGGATACTTCTTTCTTAAGCACCAGCACCATTTCTTCGATGTTTCGTGATGAAACTAAATCCATAGCCAGGGCCAATGTTTTGCGACGCACTTCAATATCAGGTGCTGCTAAAACACGCAATATATCCATTACTAAATCTTGCATCACCTTttccatattttcattttccttcATAGCTATCAATCGGTCAAGTACGATAAGCTTAACATTGTTGTCGCTATCACCGACGATCAATTCAATATAGCAGCTAGCAGCTGCACGTATAGCGGTTGGAGCAGAAGAAAGTGTGATAAGAGTACCAGCAGCCTCGTAACGCACGGCGTTTGATGATGAGTTTAGCAAGTTGTAGATACAGCGAATAAAACGCGAACGTTCAGACGGATTGGCATGGCAAACCTTGTAAATAAGCTCTACGATGACCAATTGTAGAATATCCCCAAAATTGTTTACTTGATCAATGCATGAAGCCAGATAGTTGAGTGCACGTTCTTGATCTGCATGCAATAGCATTAAGAATGCATTGCGCTTGCAAGACATATCTTGTTGAGTTTCCAAGAAATTTGCAATCAACTCAGGACCATCAGGCACTAACCAATCGAAATTTTTGTAGATGGTGAAAATAGCTAGAACTGCATTCCGTCGTACATAAGAATGGCGATGTTCGAGGCAAGCTCTTATGGCTGGCATAAGTGGCTCCAAAAGCTCCGGCTCTTTCAACTTGCATAGAAAACGTAATGTGGAGCCACGTAGAAATTCATTAGGATGTTGTAGATCTTTGCGATACGCATCGCAAACTAGTATCATTTCTTGCAAAAGTTTGCCATCTGCTGACGTCTTCGGAACTATCTCCCAAAATATGAGTAATAGTTTTTTGATTTGATGGTTTTGCACGGGCAGTACGAATCTGATAATTGTCATAATCAGACCCGATAAACGTTCACCATTCAACAGCATCTGTATCACCTTTTTCAGTGTCTCGATTTTTGCGTTTGTATCTCCCTTTTCGAGGTCTTGCTTAAGTTGCATCTCGTTCGGCACCTCGATGTCCGGCGAGTTGATGATTGTATAGCAAGGTCCCTCGGCCAACGCCATGTTTgttaagttctttttttttgtactaaatcaaaatgtttaaaatgtaaGCGAAGCTAACAATTGGTTCACTAGTAAATAATTAGATTTAACAAATAATATACTAATTTACAAATTATCGCGAAAACATGTATTGTGAAAATTTCAATTGACGTGTCAAATTCTCAGCTACTATGATGCTTCTTCTTGCATTAATGTTCACAATCACTTGATGACATATGAACGGTGACACTGCCCGCTGTTTTAAGTTTTACCATTTCAACGCCAGAGGTCGCTAATGACAACCAATTTGTTTACAGATCATTTGTTGATTTCTTTGTTGCTATTTGTTTTTAGTAGATGATTTATCGACACGCCATCAAATTATAAATCTATCTAGCTTACACCTGGTAAGGAGTCTAGCTAAAGACGCTTTACTGAGTATTTTCTATGAGCTATTTGAAACGCAAAGAAAATATGGGGCGTAGGATACACGTTCATAGAGTGCCCGCCGCCATTGTCATTATTTTATTGACGGTTATAATAGTATACTTCGTAAACTTCCACCAGGATGAACGACCGACACTATACAGTATGCTGCGCAAtcaaaataaagtgaatttaCGTAAATTACTTATTGGTGCTATACAAGCCGCCCAACGCGGTGGCATGGAAGTGCTGGAAGTAACAAAGACTCTGGAGCTAAAAGAACGGAGTAAAGGCAAAACTGATGAGGGTGCGAACGATCCATTTACGGACGCGGATGGCCGCTCCCATTGTGTTATGAAAGAGGGGCTGCATCGAATATTtccacaaattaaaatattttcagaggAGGATAAAGAAAGCTGTAGTAATGTGAATACTTTCGATCTAGATCCGACCGTTCTACACGAAACAGCAGATTTGCCTAATGAGTTGGCAGATATAAACGATGTCACAGTCTGGATTGACCCACTAGATGCTACTCAAGAGTTCACAGGTATATTAAATATAAGATATGTATTCCTATTTGGTATTCTAATAGAACACTTACAGAGAAGTTGTACCAATATGTAACGACGATGGTGTGCGTGGCAGTAAAGGGAAAACCAATTATTGGCGTAATACACAGCCCGTTTATTGGTCAAACTGCATGGGCCTGGGTTGATAATTCAATGTCTGAGTATTTGGCTTCTATACACCCCGTAAGTCCAGACACCTCCAAACCACTTATCACAGTTTCTCGTTCTCACGCAGGCAGTGTAAAGGATTTAGTACGCAATGTTTTCGGTGAAAAGTCTGAAATTCTAACAGCCGCAGGTGCTGGTTATAAGGTTTTACAAGTAATTTCCAACAACGCCACTGCGTACTTACActcaacaaaaataaagaagtgGGATATTTGTGCGGGAGATGCAATTCTAAGTGCACTCGGCGGTACAATGACGAACCTGAAAGGCGAGTTAATTGATTATGGACCAGATGGATCACCCGTCAATGATCAAGGCCTATTAGCCACTCTAAAAAGCCACGATGAATATATCAATAAATTGATTCAATCTCGAAAGTCAGCAGCGCCAGTACATAGATAGTGTGATACACGTTCAAATTCATATGCATTTAGAAGATAGGCAAAAAGCTCAGGCTAttatttaaatatgattttgcaTAATTACGCATATAATTCTTTTTGTACACATGCTAAGCGTTACTGTGTTTTAAACAAACatcaaaagaataaataaaagaaatgaatgCTAAGAACTGAAGTCGCATCAATTTAATTAAGTTTGTTGTACCTCATCGAAGAATGAAAGTCGTATGAAACGAGGTTGATTACATAATTATGACTTAAAATTTGTGAGGTTGAGAATGCGTAGTGAAATAACCAGTTTTCAAACGCACCATTAGAATTCGCTTTAGCGCAGCTTATCTGTTTCGAGCGTTGCTGAGGTCATGAAcctaacttcgaagcagtgtgaGTATCAATCGATATGGATTTTTTGATTATCAAACGCTTAGTAGTATGCCTATTAGTATAATAATTTGatataatttgaattaattataataatgagagaaataataaaaactaatattatGCAACTTTTTATATTCTATGCACAGGCATCATCGACTACAGAAACAGCAATGGAGagaccgttgttgttgttgtaacagtatcaacatttttcatacaattacgaggaatgctgttggagtgacagcccttggccagatataaatgCGGGTCAGATATAAAATCGACTGATGTGAGAACGACGAGGAACCGTATTAATCGATCGGGGACTTTTTACCGCGGGCtcggagttctcagaggggcccggactcgagagtaattcgaattatatgaattagacataattggaaagggcccgcatttgcaattttcccccggggcccggataggCTCTCTACGGCCCCGCATACATAcactgggaatgctgctgaagtgacagtccttggccggatataaatccgggtcattccggttacgttgaactgactgtcgtgggaacgtaccACCTTGGTAGCTGATACCGCTTCGTCGGTATTCGAAAACTTATTTTACATGGAGAGTATCGAAAAAACAACTTTACCGAGGTCGGTCTCAAAACTgccaatattaaattaaaattaaattatatcatATAAAGCCTACGATACTCTGTCGCGCAACAGAGGGTTAAACCAAAAGAACGAGCGTCAGTCAAGAACAGCTGGTTGCTTGCTTTTCCATTGCTTACCATTCACAGCTGATTTGAATTAACTAGAAGAAATTGTTTCTTATTAGCTATGAATAGAGATTCAAGTACacttatttagttttaaatataaagtGCAATGATTAGAGGAGAATGTGCACATAAGATAGTTGTGGATAATCTGGAGAACGGCGAAATTATAAATCATACATTACTTCTAATTAAAGGCCACATCCATCAGCAGTTGCGATCATTGCCAATAAACACCTCAAAAAAGTGCGGGGAGCAGCAAATTGTATTGCGACTGCGGCAACTGTTAAAGCAGCACGAAAGTAACGTGGAAATTAGCGCCTGGGAGTTGAAGCAACAAGCGCAAATATCAAGAAATGGTCAGTTCAAACTGCTTTTAGATCTGGATCAGCATGTGTCAGTGACAGAGTATGAACAAGTACCATTGCAACTAGATTTTAATTTCTGTAACGCTGTACACCAATTGGAGCTTTCATACGAATCTTCCGATAACCATTATCGCTTACAGCCATTGTATATTACATGTTATAATCAGAATCCACCCGCGGAGTATGTCcgtgaaaatttagaaaaaatcaatttgaatcTACGTTTGGTCCAGTGCGTATATTCCGAACAGTTAAAAGCTGCTGGTTTCGGGAGGCATACATTCAAATTAAATGGCGACTGTGAAGAATTTGAAACGCGCCTAACCTGTGAGGAAGTGTGGCAGCAAAACGAGAATAGTTTGTGGCAAAATTTTGCACAAGAGCTACTTAACTCTAACACCTGGGGTGGAGAAACAAAACTAAAGTTTGTTGCATTCATTGGTTGTACGAAATACAATGGTGCAGAGGTAGCTGCCTCAGGGgatttttcatatgaaaacatTCGCCGTCATTTAAAGGGCCACGCGGCATTAGGTGGTGGTGGTCTGGCGCTTTTTGGCGCCGCTTATTTGTACTCTTGGCCGCATTCTTGTAATAAAATCCACGCGTGCTTTTCCAGCAACAAGAAGGTGGACTTAACGCAATTTCCAGATGACAGCAACTATCGACGTACGTACGGCGGTGTTTATGCAACTACTCTGGGTGCTGTGGTgcatgaaattgggcacacctTTGATCTTGGTCACACCAAAGACGGTGTAATGGGCAATGGTTTCGATTATATTAATCGCATTTTCACAGTTGATAATCTGACCGAGTATTTGCCGGATAGAATCATACATCACGAATTGGCAAATGCCACAGCACATATAGCAGCTCGTACGCGTTTCACACAACTCAAGCGTACAAACGCGTTTCTTGAGAAGTATCATGAACAAAAGACAACCGactctttttattttactcGCAATTGTGCGATCATTTTATCGCAACACAAATGGTtcagaaattacaataaaagcGCTGATGAAGAGGAAGGGGCTGAGGCATTGATAACATATGATGCGTTTAATAGTTGTGTGATATCCGCGGGAGACAATCATCCGCTGTGTCTGATTGAGGTGCGTTGTACGGATAGTAGTCTAGTGAAATACTGGTACGAGTTTCCGTCGGATAAAAACAATAGCGCAGTTTATAAATTTCACTTGCCAAAGGAGGCGCGTGAATCACTCGAGAATAAccattatttgtttgttttaacacAGACGGGTCTGGTAAAGCGTCTATGTGAGAGTTAAAATtccattatttacattttgtagTCTGCTTGCTAAAGCTCTCGTGATATCATCAAAATTTGCGGGCCTTTAATAGTAAGTATtggatttaatttattaatttatattttcataaagattaagttttattcaaaaagcgatttataaaaaaacagttcGAATCAGAAACTTGAAACAAAGCCACGATTTTCGTaaattgtatattataataaatgtttCGTTTTCACAGACTATAAATTCGTTGactatatttatattcattggTATAAtgatataccatatatatattaggccgggtcgatttgtggggaggcaaaaaaatcgcccattgctctgtgaaaatcatattctagggatcaaaataagaaactttgccgaaggaaccatacctctaaaaggaattctgatgtcccccaatttgggtcgaactttttagtttcttttcttatgtaaaggccaaaaatggtgatatttggaaattattgtatggggaaccccccaggggagttccagggggtgtgccactggcatgggtggatcggccgtccaaagttagtgggggtcggtcatacatttggactcgattggagcactctaaatgggtcaaagtgggatttttcgttcgacccaaattgggggacatcagaattcgttttagaggtatggttccttcggcaaagtttcttattttgatccctagaatacgattttcacagagcaatgagcgatttttaaatcgacccgccctaatatatatatatatatatatatacaaaaataacatatgaaaaatgtatatttttacaaGTGTACATGCAGCACTGAACAATTGCCCACTAGGCACA from Anastrepha obliqua isolate idAnaObli1 chromosome 2, idAnaObli1_1.0, whole genome shotgun sequence harbors:
- the LOC129239574 gene encoding putative inositol monophosphatase 3, whose amino-acid sequence is MSYLKRKENMGRRIHVHRVPAAIVIILLTVIIVYFVNFHQDERPTLYSMLRNQNKVNLRKLLIGAIQAAQRGGMEVLEVTKTLELKERSKGKTDEGANDPFTDADGRSHCVMKEGLHRIFPQIKIFSEEDKESCSNVNTFDLDPTVLHETADLPNELADINDVTVWIDPLDATQEFTEKLYQYVTTMVCVAVKGKPIIGVIHSPFIGQTAWAWVDNSMSEYLASIHPVSPDTSKPLITVSRSHAGSVKDLVRNVFGEKSEILTAAGAGYKVLQVISNNATAYLHSTKIKKWDICAGDAILSALGGTMTNLKGELIDYGPDGSPVNDQGLLATLKSHDEYINKLIQSRKSAAPVHR
- the LOC129239575 gene encoding uncharacterized protein LOC129239575, whose protein sequence is MIRGECAHKIVVDNLENGEIINHTLLLIKGHIHQQLRSLPINTSKKCGEQQIVLRLRQLLKQHESNVEISAWELKQQAQISRNGQFKLLLDLDQHVSVTEYEQVPLQLDFNFCNAVHQLELSYESSDNHYRLQPLYITCYNQNPPAEYVRENLEKINLNLRLVQCVYSEQLKAAGFGRHTFKLNGDCEEFETRLTCEEVWQQNENSLWQNFAQELLNSNTWGGETKLKFVAFIGCTKYNGAEVAASGDFSYENIRRHLKGHAALGGGGLALFGAAYLYSWPHSCNKIHACFSSNKKVDLTQFPDDSNYRRTYGGVYATTLGAVVHEIGHTFDLGHTKDGVMGNGFDYINRIFTVDNLTEYLPDRIIHHELANATAHIAARTRFTQLKRTNAFLEKYHEQKTTDSFYFTRNCAIILSQHKWFRNYNKSADEEEGAEALITYDAFNSCVISAGDNHPLCLIEVRCTDSSLVKYWYEFPSDKNNSAVYKFHLPKEARESLENNHYLFVLTQTGLVKRLCES